The following is a genomic window from Oligoflexia bacterium.
GGAATGAAGCGCACGACTTGAGAGCTCCATTTTTGTAAGCCCACGAGTTCTAACCCCGCTTGCTTCACAAAAAACCCGAGCAATTTCCATCAGGCTCATGCCCCGAAATTCCATACCTTTTTCAGAGAGCTTAAATTCTTGGGGTTTAAATCTGTGAAGAAGAAATTGCTCTGCCCCTTCCATTCTGGCCTCGCGGGTTTGATCCCCACCCACCTCAACTTTGACCTGACTTCTGGTTTGGACGGCTTCTTCTTTTTTAGCCCACTCGTCAATGATAAGCTCGCGGGCCTTCTCAACCGTAACGCCGGTTTCAATGAGCTTATGGGCAAAATCCTCTTCTAATTTTGCAGTCCTTGTGGACTTTAGAATTTCACTCACTCGTTTTCGTTCAACATCGATGGCTTCTGATTTTAATTTCTCAAGATTTGGCGGGGTTTCAGCCCTGACCTGATTTTCAGGTGTGGGCTTATCGATTTGATTCTCAACCTTAGTTTCTTTTTCCATTTTCCTTACCTCCGTAAGAGTTTTTTCAATTTCGTTGATAAAAATGCACTCGTTGATTTCATTTTCTTTAGCCCTTAGACCTGCTCCGCTGTCTGCTCCTACGGGAACAAGGGAAATTTCCATCGGCTCCCAATCTGTGGCGAGATATGTGGGAATTGATTCGTTATCCCCTTGAGGTTGGCGCTCGTATTTATAAACGGCATAACCAACAGAAATGTTTTTCAGGATTCCGTTTTTCACATCATTAAAAATACTTTGAACATCTTCCCTGTCAGAAAATCTCACCAGCGCTCTGCCTTCAGAGTTTTGAAGCCACGCTTTTTGAACAACTCCAAGCACAGAATCCAAAGAATACTGATCATGCACCGCTAGGAAGGGAGCAGCTCCGCTGTTAAGTCTTTCAAGCCTTACATTTTTGGGATCAAGCGATAGGGTTTCAAAAAACGGGTCTGAGAAAAAAGGACATCTTTTAACGGGAGCCCCGGTACTCCAGACCACCTCTACTGATTTATTTTTTTCATCAATCGTTGATGGTTGAAAATCAGCCCTCAATTGCATTTTTGGAATTTGAGTTTTACGGTTAATCATTTATGCTCCTCCGGCGGCGGCGGCTGCAACGTTAATCGGGCCGCCAGCTTGTGAAGTTTTACGAGGATCAGAATCAAGAATAAGTCCCAAGGAATCTAAACGCTGATTGTCCTGGTTCATTTCCTCAAATTGTTGCTCAGGGTCATATCCCTGCTGACGAATGGCCTCGCTTTGCGTGAGAAGACCTGAGCGGATGGCATCCCTTGTAGCAGAGACCTCTTTTGCGGGATCAATCATCTCCCGCCTAGGTGGAGTCCATGTGGCAACAATGCCCGTTATGTCATTCCCTAAAAGGCTTGCTGCCTCTAAAAACCACTGCCATATGGGGTCACAAAACCTCGGGATGATTAGGTTCCAACGCCATTGTTCAATATTTCGCTGAAATTCAAGCCAGCCCATTCTTCCAGATGAAAAATTCACCTGAGACAAATCACCAGTAAGTGCTTCATAGGGGATTCCAAAACCAATCGCTATAGCGTGAAGGGTAATGCTAGAGAATTGCGCGTAATCGGAAAGCTGTGGAGGGTTGGGAAAGGTTATGTCTTTCCCAGGTGGAAGAGCTTCAATAGCACCAGGTTCAATTTTATCCCCTAAACTTGTTTGAGCCGAAGTCAAATCAACGGGTGTTTCAATATCTCTTATAAATGCCGCAAAGCAGGCCGCAATTTTTTGCCTGACAATCTGAGCATCTTCAAATTCGTCAAAGTCCCTTAATTTAAGCATAATGGGGGCGCTCCAAGGAACGCCTCTCACTTGACCGGGCCTATCTACCCTATAGAGATGAAGAATTTCAGAAGCATCAACACGGGATGATTGAAGGCCAAAACTTGTAACCAGAGCATTGTTTCCCGGATGCTCCTTATATAAATAATAAGCAACACGCCTCCCCAACACATCAAACTCGATGCCTTGAATAATATAATTTCCAGAATTCGATATTTTTCCTTCACGGAATGTATCGATAAAATCAGGCTCTAAAATTTGGAGTTGAAATGGGACTGTCGTTTTGTCTTGCGAGAATCGTCGTCTGCGTCTGACAAGAACTTCTCCGCTCTCAGCGATGGTCCTCATCACAAGTGTTTGAAGTCCGTAGAAATCATTCACTCCGTCAGCATCACACTCTGTTGTTTCTGCCCATTTCTTCCAAAGCCCCGATATTTTTAAAGACTGATTTTGGTTTTTACTTTTTGCATTTGGGATAATACCTGTGCCAATGGTGTTGGCTGAAATTATTTGAATGGCACGCGAAGCATAGGGATTATTTCTAACAAGGTCTCGCGATCTGTCTCGAAGGCGCGGTAAAATGCCATGTGTTTCTGCATTGGCCGAAGTGTTAGAAGTAAGCCAGCCGCCAGTCCTGTGACTTGAAGTGGCCCCTTCATATTTTCTTTTTGAGAAATCAGATAAGGTTTTTTCTAAAAGCCTGGCTCTCGCTCGCCTCACACCGACTGTGGGACTAACAAAACTTATGGCTTTATCGAGAAAATTAGCCATCCGTCCCCTTAGAGGTTGTCATGTAAAATCTGTTTCCCTCGCCGGACTTGATAACGCCTAGGTCTTTTCGCATGAGATCTCTGATCCTGAGCATTTCGTCCAAGGATCGATAGATGACTTCTTTATCAGCGTACTTAACTCTCAATGCCCCTTGAGAAATGGCAAGTTCAAGTGCTGTAAGCTGGTCAGACGTGTAGGACACATTTTTCCTTTGAAATATGTTTCTTTCTTCCTATTTTGCGGAATATTTGAAAAATATTTCAATTGCTCATTAGTGCCCTAGTCTTTAGTGGATAAAATTTGAGAGTTCTACCAGAAAGAACTTTTCTTTTTGGAAACCGGATTGACCTGCTCATTGTTACCCTGCTTGAGATTTTTTATTTGAACGTATTTACTTAAAATTTCATTCCACTGAGATTCACTAAACCGATCCATCCCAAAAGCATTGGCCGCAGCTCGTGCGTACACCCTGCAATCTAAGGCTTCGTTTCTATCTCTGATTTTTTCCCACTCATATTTTCGATAGCCACGGATAATTTTAACAACGAGCTGCTCACCCGTTAATTGTTTGAAAAACTCATCACCATATTGCGGAAAATGACAAAACCCTGGCGGGAATTCACCGCCGTCATCAACAGGTCGATCAAGCCTCAACCAAGAATAAAGCTCATTTTTGACAATACTTGAACCTACGGGCCAAACTCTAAAGCCACGCTTTATCTTTCTCCCGAGAACAGTGACATCCACCGTACTAGGTTGGCCCACCATAAGGGCCGCGCCATCTATCCCTTTCACAGCCATAACCCGATTCATGGGATGCTTTCTTGCCCAGTTATAGACGTGTTGGGTGTTAAAGCCTGAATCTACCGCAAGCATTTGAATTTTTAATGAGTAATGCCCCGATTCATGGAGCCATTCTTCCATAAGAATTTTATCAAGTTCTTTCCAAGGAAGTTCAGTTGCACTATCGCCAGAGATTACTCGATAATCGATAGACCACGATTGTTTGTCCTTTCCCCACGCGACGACTTCAACCTCAAGTCTATCTTTTTGAACGTCGACACCTGCAGTAAGAAAAATACCAGGAGCGGGGATTTTATTGATGGCATAAGTTTCACGCCTATCATAAAGCCTCTGCCAATCAGGAGCGTCGCCTTTATCTTTCCAAGTTTCCCCAAGAACGGTGTTAATAAAACCTTTTAGCATTTCAGGTTTACTTTGGGATTTTTGCCAAAGCTCCACAGCCTCTCGCCAGGAAAACCACCCCAGAGGGCTATATAGAGAATTAATGTGAAAACCTGCAACCCTGCCCGATCTCACGCCAGGGGTTTCTGCTCGCCACTCGCCTTTTAAAAACATTTGGGTTTTGTGGTGTTCTTCAATATCCTTTTCACAATGCTCACAAATATAGACAACTTTTTCTGGCTCATTATCAGGCCATTTGATCTGTGACCATTTTAGAAATTGGAATTCATTGCAATAGGGACAAGGCACAAAGTAACGCCTTTTATCACTGGCATCGTAGGCAGCTTCGATGCGGCTCCGGCCCGACAGTGTCGGAGTTGAAACTAAGAAAACTTTTTTCCTAGCAAAGCTTCGAGTACGAGCTCTGGCCAATTCTACAGGCTCACCTTCACCATCCACATCCCCTGGATAAGCATCCACCTCGTCTAAAAATAAATATCTAACTGGCATTGACCTTAAACCCACAGCAGAGTTTGCTCCCGTCATAACCAGTCTCCCGCCAGGAAAATCTTTTTCTAAAATGGTGTTACCGGAATCTCTTGAACGAGCCTCCTTAACTTTACCTTTCAGTCTTGGAGATTCTTCAATCAGAGGAGCAATACGCTGCTTTGAATTTCTCTTTGCAAGCTCTACTGTTGGTTGTACGGCCATCATAGGACCAGGGGCATGATCCATAATATAGCCCATCCAGTTGTTTCCTGCTTCTGTCCCCCCAATTTGAGCGCCCTTAATAAAAACAACCTCTTCAACCATTGACGATGATGAGAGGCAATCCATGATTTCTTTTAAATACGGAGTGCGACTTGTTCGCCACTGGCCTGGTTCTGAAGATGACTTTTGAGATAAAATGCGATGAGTGTCAGCCCACTCTGAAACAGTCAATATTGGATCAGGAGTAAAGCCTTCCCAAAATAATTCAGAATAAATCTGCTTATCGTCTGTTTGCACGCACTAATTCCTCAAGAGCCCGTGTGATTTCTTGACTTAAAAGCTTATGAACCTTGACGGGGTCTGGTTCCCCGGCAAGCTCATTTGAAATTCGATTTGGAATATTTAAAAGAGCATCCCTGACAATTCGAGCAACTTCAAATGCCTCAAGCTTCACCTTCTCGGCATCAATAAGTTTTCCGGTTTTTTCTTCAAACTCTAGTTTTGCAATTCTTGCTTGATATGTCTCTCTAACAGCACGCGCTTTGAGATAACTTTGACTTGACGAGGAATCCTCGCCCTCATTATTTCTTTGCTTTGAGGGGTCAGTTGTTTGTTCCCATTCTTTATCAGCCGTTATCGGATTAATTTTAGGATTTCCGTCTTTATCTTTTGTGGCAGAAATTCTACCCATCTGAATCGCTTTTTGAACCGCCTGGTGGGTCACCCCTCTGTGCCTGGCATACTCCCTTACACCTAAGAGCTTCATTTAATTATTTCTTTTTTTTAACAAGAGGCGCAGGCACCGTTTTACCTGGCATTAGAAGCACCGCCTTTTGGCCCGTGAATTTTTCCCACCGAGCAATAATCACGTCGCAATACTTGGGATCAAGCTCCATGAGCCTTGCTTTACGTTTTGTCTTCTCAGCGGCGATAAGCGTTGAACCCGAACCACCGAAAAGATCTAAAACAATACCATCTCTTTTACAGCTATTTCTAATGGCGCGCTCGATAAGTTCCACTGGTTTTTGTGTCGGATGAACATACTCTGACGTATTCCCTCGGCTCATCTCCCAAACATCTGATTCGTCTTTTCCCCCAAGCCACTCACCGTCACAATAAAATATAAATTCATGCTGGGGCCTATAGTGAGACATCCCAAGGCCAATAGATTTTTTATTCCAAACAATGCAGGCTTTTGGTTTAAGGGAACTTTTAATCAGGGCCTTTTCAAATTCCGAAAATGTGCGCCAGGTAAAACAAACGTACACCCCAGCACTTGGTTTTTTAAAGGTAACACCACACTGAATGGCCTCTTGAACAAGTTTTATTAGATCAGCGCCCACTTTATCGTCATTAAGAATCATGCCGTGAGCTTTGATTTTCACAATCCCATTTTTATCAAGGACATGATTCCCAGGCTGCCTTCCCCCGCCATAACTCATCCCATATGGAGGATCAGTAAATACAAGGTCAGTTTTTTCTCCACCCATAAGATTATGAACGTGACTCATGTTTGTAGAATCGCCACAAAGAAGACGGTGATCTCCAAGCTTAAAAACTTGTCCTAGTTTTGTTTTAGGAATTTTTGGAACCTCTGGCACTTCGTTTTCACTTGTACCGTCGGCTCCCGTATCTTCTTCCCCGTCAAGAAGTTCATCGAGTTCCGAATCTTGAAATCCCAAAACCGATAAATCAAATCCATCAAGCTCAAGAGCTTTTAATTCTTCTGATAGTAAAGTGTCATCCCACCCAGAATTTAAAGCGAGGCGATTGTCTGCAATGATGTAGGCACGTTTTTGAGAAGGAGTGAGATGATCTAAAACAATAACTGGAACTTCTTTCATGCCGAGAATATTCGCAGCCATCAATCTTCCGTGACCCGCGATGATTCCGGCTTGCGAGTCAACTAGGATTGGATTTGTAAATCCAAACTCTTCAATCGAATTTGCAATTTGTTTTATTTGATCTTCAGAATGCGTACGGGGATTTTTCTGATAAGGTTTTAGCTTTTCAATTTCCCAGACTTCAAATTTCTTTGGTAGTTCTACTGATTCCACTTTGCCTCATTTTATAGGGTGGCTACTGGCTACCCAAAATTTTCCCTGTCACTAGAAAAATGCCGGGCGCTCCCCACCCGTATTTCATTAAGCCGAGGAAGGACCCGTGGCCCTTACCCCTTCGCGCTTAGAGTAAAATTCAAAGTCTCTTTCAAAATTCTTTCTAAAACCGTCAAGCATGTAGTCATTGAGCTCAGTGAGTAGGCTGCCTTTTTTAAGCTGCTCCTCAAGCGCACTAGAAAACAGCTGACGAATGGGCAGGCGTTCATTACCCACACGCTCAAAGATTCCTTTTTTGCCAGACTTAAGTGTGATTAAGAATCCCGTGGGCACGACCTGCCTTACCCCACCAATGAGTACAGACACGCCCTTTCGCGGGCCGCGTGATGTTTGAATGGTCACCTTTCGTGGTGTGAACTGCACAAGGGGAAAGCCCTTATCAAATATGCGAAGGGTTCCGACCGCCCTTGTCTGCGTGGCCTTAACAACATTTAATCGCTTTGAAATATCTTTTTGTTTAAGGCCGAGCTCATCACTCAGGCGCTTCTTCACGCGTGTTCTAAGTGAAATCATGGTGGTGTTGATCGCGTGAACACTCGCCTTCTTAATAACCGTGACGGCCTTAGCCTGTAATAGGTCTTTTAGTTTTGCGGTATCAAAGGAAACTTCAATCACGGACAACCTCATAGCTTGCGGTTGCCATTCCGAGGTCGCTTAAATATGTGTGGATCACGCGCCCGTGGATTCTTAAGGCTTCAACGATGTGATCAGGGACACCGTTATTGATGAGCTCTAAGAAATATTCCTCAAGCGCATCGGCGGGCTCAAGAGATGGGTCAAACTCAATGACATTTGCATAGCGGATTCTCATTCTCCCTAAAGCATAGGGTAAACGCCATGAGGCCCGCACCTGCTCATTGATGCCCTAATGTTGGAGAAAGGTGAAATTAGGATTCTTCGCTGTCTTCTGCGGCTTCATCATTTGCGGTCACCAACAAGCGATGACCTTCAAATACAGTAAGAATTTCGATGTGCTTCGAATAAACTTGGTAAACAATTCGGTAGGATTTTAACAATACCTCGCGAATCTTTTTTTCTTCAAACTCTGGAACGATTCTCCCAGCAAAGGGATGGGAAGCAGCCTGCTCAGTCTTCTTTTCAATTTTTAAAATCCACTGCTCGGCACCAGCAGGATTGTCTTTTGCAATAAACGCAGCAATTAAATCAAGATCCTCGCGAGAACGTGCAGACCAAATTATCTTCATTTTTTCTTTTTAGTTCCATATTTAGCTTTTAATTCACCCATAACTTCCTGGTGGCTAAAAACTCGACCAGCTTTTACATCGGCCAAGCCTTCTTGAACAGCTTCAATAAACCGGCCACGTTCATTTAAAGAATCGAATTCTTCAGGTGTAACTAGAACAGCAGCGGGTTTTCCGTTTTGAGTAATAACCACAGGACAATGGGATTCCTTAAGCTCACGTAAAAACTGCGAGGCATGAACTTTAAAATCTCCCAGAGCAACAATATTTTTGGCAATTCGAATAGGTTTCATATTAGCACCTCATGTTTGGATCTAAATTCAGACTCAAGTATAGACCTGTATTACGGTCTAAGTCAAGACCTGTTTAGCCGACCCCACAACTATTTTAAATCATTCAAGAATCTGAAAGGTTCCTTTTCCTTCTTTTCCGCCAGAATCGCATGCGCCTTTTCGACCACTTCTCTCAGCTGATTGCATTCGGCATAAAGGATTTTTTCCCGAAGTCGCACCTCATCTTCAATTTGCCTTAGTCGCTTTATCTCTGCCTCCAAACGATCAATCTCTTCATAGGCCGCTTTCAAACCCGAAGTCAAAGTGGAATTATCAACCGAAAGAACTGGATCTAAAATCAATTTTGCAAATCCATTTGCCTTATTCATAACAGCTCCAGATGGTCGCGTGATTTTGCATGACCAGTATTTTCATCGTCGGAGCCGTCGATAAGTTTTTTTGTTTCACTCAACAAATTCCGATCACGAGCGTTTAACAATGGCGCTTGATTATCAAGACCGGCAGCTGCCCTTTTTAGCGAAGCCAAAGCAATATCTCGCAGTTGCGCTTGGATTATCGGTGTGTTTTGAACGGTCATCGTGTGACAAAGACTATTCCAGCCACCATATCGCTCCACCGCACGCCAGCCAAGCTCGCCAATGAACTTGCATGCCTCTGTAGGATTCACCCAACCGAATCGATTCACAGCTTGCAGAATTCTTCCCGCCGCCTCTCTAGCTTCAGATTCAAAATCAGTTGGAGGTAAAATTTGATCTAAAATTTCTTTGATCGAGGGAAATGGATCTCGCGTGCGACGAGTAGTAAATATTTTCTCAAGCGCCTGACAGATTTTCTCATAGCCGTAGGGCGCAAGGTAGCTGTCATAGGCTCTAAAAATCATCGTATCAAGATCGAAACTACAAACCTTGGCTAACACAGTAAGCTTCTCGAAAAACTGCTTTTCATAATTCAAGCCCCACTCCCATGTTTCTCCTGCCAGTACTCCTGGAGTGCCGAAACATTGTTGTCCATTCGCTCATTAGCCCTAGCTGAAACGGAATTGACTTTTCTCCCTGTGGCCCATTCAGTTCGAAGCTTCTCCGCATGACTGAGCATCAGACCCACGCCATGACAGTTCTTCTCGTACTGAAAATCTCTATGGGTTAAATAAAAAGCTGCGACCTGTGGCGATTCTTCTCGGCCAAGCCTGTCAACAAACTGAGAGAGTTGACCTCCGACCTTGGCGTTCCAAACAGGTTCTTCTCCATATTTTGTCCTGTAGGCTTCTTTGTACGAACACCACGTTGCCTTTGTCTTTGGCTCCTCAACTAATTCCAAAGAAATTGGTAACTCAGGCGGCGGAGCGGTTTCATCAGAAACCCCCGGCGCTAAATTACTAGAAGCAGAATTTGAGAAAGAGGTAGAGGTAGAGGAAGAAGAAGAGAAAGAGGAAGAGGGTTGCGTTTGCTTACGTTTGGTTACACTTTGCTTACTTTTGCTTAAGCTTTGGTTACTTTTGGTTACAGTTTGGTCAACCTTTGCTTGACGCTTGCTTGGCCAACGCTTATTAGCACTGGCTGCTCCTCCTTTTTTTGCCGCCTCCTGTCGTTCCACATACCAGGAGAACTTCTCCTCCGTTCCCCGAACGTAGACATAGTCACCCCGGTCATCGGCGAACTTCACCTCAAAGACGGCATCAGGCATGCCCGCCTCAATCCAATGTTTTTTAGGGATAAGTTTTTTATCAAGAGACCAGAACTTCTGCGCCAGTTTCCAAGCGTTCGTCATTACACCATCCGCCTTGAATTGACAGCCAAGTTTAATCGCTAACTGCGCCCGGCGGTTATCACCCCAATATTCATCCTCAATATTCAATCGCGCCATACACTTCCCCTTATCAATGTTGTTTAAGTTTCAAAGTTAGTTTCGAGGGCAAATTATGACTACGCGCCACCATAGGCGACATTGACTTGGCCCGAGGAAACGGGGTATGAGAAGCTTTTGGGTTGAAGAATGGGCGTTGTGCGCCTTTGGGCTATGATTTTGGCTAGTAAAGGGGAGTGAAACCCTGCCGGAAATGCCACATGGCCCCGTAGCTCAGTTGGATAGAGCAACAGATTTCTAATCTGTGGGTCGCATGTTCGAGTCATGCCGGGGTCACCACTTTTATCGCGCACAGTTGGCCAAAAAGTTTCCCCCAATTTTCCCCCAATCTTTTTGTACAAAGTTATACATATAAGTACAAATGGGCTAAAAATGGTTGACCCTACCTTAAGGGCAAAAGTAGTATATTTATTAATGAAATTAAAGGCTTGTACGATCTGGTCCGGTAGCTCAGTTGGATAGAGCAACGGCCTTCTAAGCCGTAGGTCAGTGGTTCGAGTCCACTCCGGATCACCAATTAAACTATTGAAATGGTTATTCTCGGGTATAGGAATATGGTTATGAATAAATTATCATAGAGAACTACCCCACAAAGACAAACAAATCTTGAGACGGCTAACGAAATGTACAAGGCCGCGTTTATCATTAAAAAAGAACGATTTGCAAAGTTGAATCCTGGTATTTCTGAATCTGAGCTGCATCAAAAAACTATCGATTATTTTCGTAAGCTGTCTGAGAACAAATCTTGGTAGGTCCACTTGAGGTTCTCAAAGATATTGTGGATCGATTTGAAACCGCTAAAGTTGATTATTTTTTAGTCGGTTCACTAGCCGCAATGTATTATGGTCGTCCAAGGTTTACCAACGATGTTGATTTAGTTGTTCATATAAATCCCACGCAGATCAACGAGTTTGAAAAACTATTTCATATTGATGACTACTATTGCCCACCACTTGAAGTTTTAAAAGATGAAGTTCTTCGGCAAGGCACATTTAATCTTATTCATCAAACCAGTGAAATAAAAATTAATATTGTTCTTCGAAAAAAAACTCCATTTTCAACTTCAGAATTCAGCAGACGAAATTTAGTAAAATTGGCACCTGATTTTGAAGTCTATATTGCAACACCTGAAGATGTCATCATCAAGAAACTAGATTTTTACAGAGAAGGTGGTTCTGAAAAATATCTTGTAGATGTTAGAGAAATACTAGCAGGTACAGAGGTTGATAAAATTTATCTTAATAAATGGATCATGCAATTAGGCCTGCTACGTGAATGGGAGAAAATCTAACTCTACAACAGACAAGGTGGTTATATGCAAGTAGGCAGCCATAAAGGGGGGGATTAATTAAAGTTTAACGATATACATATATAAAATATAATACTGTAATTACAGATAGTTATAATATATAATGTATAGGATATTAAGGAGTTGACTCTTCATGAGTGACAAGCCAAAGCATTATTCGTTAAAAATTTTTGTTAACAATCATAAAATAAGTTCTGTTCTTATAGGCCGTCATTATCTTCTTAAGCACAGCTCCTCTATGAACGACGAGATTATTTTGCAATTGGTGATGGCTTTAGATGAAGGAACCTTCCCTGTTGATTCGACTGTAGACGGTATTGAATATTTTGTTGCCGATGTCGAAATTGGAAATCCCAATAAGGTTTATAGAATCATTTGGCTTTTTGAAGGTGAGTTTTTAGAGGTGTTAGGAGTGATTAATGCTTACAGAAGAAAGAAAAAGAGAGGTCAAAACAAATGAAAACTAAGAAAAGTAAACTTGAGACTTTATCAAAGAAACAAATAGAGAATATCACTGAGAAGGTTGAGAAACGATCAGATATTCCCTTGGTATCATCTAAACAAGTAAATATGCGCGTTAACAGTGAACTACTTCAACGCATAAAACTTTTAGCAGCCGCTCAGAGACTGCCCTTCACTACTTTCTTAGGAAAACTGATTAAAGAAGATGTTGATCGACTTTGGAAGGTTTTCAAAAAAGTTAGTGGTGACTAAACCCAACCCTTATGGCATGTCGGATAACCTTTTTTGCGATAAAATCTTGGCCGGTTTTATCTATCAGGTATAAGAGTTAAGGCTTTTTGATTCCATCATATGCTGGGCTTGGGCCGACCATAGTGCCTGGTGAGTCTTGCTAAAGACCAATTTTTTTCCAAGCGAAGTCTTGCCAGATTATTAAAAATGCCATCTTTTTGAGACAATTCATCAATAATTTACGCCTACTCATTACCTAAAACACATGATTTTCCGATACTTAATTGATGAGAAAAGCACA
Proteins encoded in this region:
- a CDS encoding Mu-like prophage major head subunit gpT family protein, which translates into the protein MINRKTQIPKMQLRADFQPSTIDEKNKSVEVVWSTGAPVKRCPFFSDPFFETLSLDPKNVRLERLNSGAAPFLAVHDQYSLDSVLGVVQKAWLQNSEGRALVRFSDREDVQSIFNDVKNGILKNISVGYAVYKYERQPQGDNESIPTYLATDWEPMEISLVPVGADSGAGLRAKENEINECIFINEIEKTLTEVRKMEKETKVENQIDKPTPENQVRAETPPNLEKLKSEAIDVERKRVSEILKSTRTAKLEEDFAHKLIETGVTVEKARELIIDEWAKKEEAVQTRSQVKVEVGGDQTREARMEGAEQFLLHRFKPQEFKLSEKGMEFRGMSLMEIARVFCEASGVRTRGLTKMELSSRALHSTSDFPNVLANIANKTLRQAYESAPKTYVPIVREADLPDFKQVSRVSLGGAPALELVGEDGEVKRGTIGEGAEKYQLASYAKIVGITRQVIINDDLGAFTRLPELFGRAAADLESDLVWAILTANAALSDAIALFHASHNNLGTAGFISDTTLTEARAKMRLQQDPNGKVLNLLPVTLIVPAALETTARKFLAQEIRPTKAADANPFSGQFDNLIVEPRLDANSSTAWYIAAATGQIDIVELGYLSGQRGVYMETRNGFDVDGVEVKARLDVAAKAIDYRGIFKNVGA
- a CDS encoding phage portal protein, which encodes MANFLDKAISFVSPTVGVRRARARLLEKTLSDFSKRKYEGATSSHRTGGWLTSNTSANAETHGILPRLRDRSRDLVRNNPYASRAIQIISANTIGTGIIPNAKSKNQNQSLKISGLWKKWAETTECDADGVNDFYGLQTLVMRTIAESGEVLVRRRRRFSQDKTTVPFQLQILEPDFIDTFREGKISNSGNYIIQGIEFDVLGRRVAYYLYKEHPGNNALVTSFGLQSSRVDASEILHLYRVDRPGQVRGVPWSAPIMLKLRDFDEFEDAQIVRQKIAACFAAFIRDIETPVDLTSAQTSLGDKIEPGAIEALPPGKDITFPNPPQLSDYAQFSSITLHAIAIGFGIPYEALTGDLSQVNFSSGRMGWLEFQRNIEQWRWNLIIPRFCDPIWQWFLEAASLLGNDITGIVATWTPPRREMIDPAKEVSATRDAIRSGLLTQSEAIRQQGYDPEQQFEEMNQDNQRLDSLGLILDSDPRKTSQAGGPINVAAAAAGGA
- a CDS encoding phage terminase large subunit family protein, with product MQTDDKQIYSELFWEGFTPDPILTVSEWADTHRILSQKSSSEPGQWRTSRTPYLKEIMDCLSSSSMVEEVVFIKGAQIGGTEAGNNWMGYIMDHAPGPMMAVQPTVELAKRNSKQRIAPLIEESPRLKGKVKEARSRDSGNTILEKDFPGGRLVMTGANSAVGLRSMPVRYLFLDEVDAYPGDVDGEGEPVELARARTRSFARKKVFLVSTPTLSGRSRIEAAYDASDKRRYFVPCPYCNEFQFLKWSQIKWPDNEPEKVVYICEHCEKDIEEHHKTQMFLKGEWRAETPGVRSGRVAGFHINSLYSPLGWFSWREAVELWQKSQSKPEMLKGFINTVLGETWKDKGDAPDWQRLYDRRETYAINKIPAPGIFLTAGVDVQKDRLEVEVVAWGKDKQSWSIDYRVISGDSATELPWKELDKILMEEWLHESGHYSLKIQMLAVDSGFNTQHVYNWARKHPMNRVMAVKGIDGAALMVGQPSTVDVTVLGRKIKRGFRVWPVGSSIVKNELYSWLRLDRPVDDGGEFPPGFCHFPQYGDEFFKQLTGEQLVVKIIRGYRKYEWEKIRDRNEALDCRVYARAAANAFGMDRFSESQWNEILSKYVQIKNLKQGNNEQVNPVSKKKSSFW
- a CDS encoding site-specific DNA-methyltransferase; translation: MESVELPKKFEVWEIEKLKPYQKNPRTHSEDQIKQIANSIEEFGFTNPILVDSQAGIIAGHGRLMAANILGMKEVPVIVLDHLTPSQKRAYIIADNRLALNSGWDDTLLSEELKALELDGFDLSVLGFQDSELDELLDGEEDTGADGTSENEVPEVPKIPKTKLGQVFKLGDHRLLCGDSTNMSHVHNLMGGEKTDLVFTDPPYGMSYGGGRQPGNHVLDKNGIVKIKAHGMILNDDKVGADLIKLVQEAIQCGVTFKKPSAGVYVCFTWRTFSEFEKALIKSSLKPKACIVWNKKSIGLGMSHYRPQHEFIFYCDGEWLGGKDESDVWEMSRGNTSEYVHPTQKPVELIERAIRNSCKRDGIVLDLFGGSGSTLIAAEKTKRKARLMELDPKYCDVIIARWEKFTGQKAVLLMPGKTVPAPLVKKKK
- a CDS encoding phage tail protein, producing MIEVSFDTAKLKDLLQAKAVTVIKKASVHAINTTMISLRTRVKKRLSDELGLKQKDISKRLNVVKATQTRAVGTLRIFDKGFPLVQFTPRKVTIQTSRGPRKGVSVLIGGVRQVVPTGFLITLKSGKKGIFERVGNERLPIRQLFSSALEEQLKKGSLLTELNDYMLDGFRKNFERDFEFYSKREGVRATGPSSA
- a CDS encoding type II toxin-antitoxin system RelE/ParE family toxin, yielding MKIIWSARSREDLDLIAAFIAKDNPAGAEQWILKIEKKTEQAASHPFAGRIVPEFEEKKIREVLLKSYRIVYQVYSKHIEILTVFEGHRLLVTANDEAAEDSEES
- a CDS encoding type II toxin-antitoxin system prevent-host-death family antitoxin → MKPIRIAKNIVALGDFKVHASQFLRELKESHCPVVITQNGKPAAVLVTPEEFDSLNERGRFIEAVQEGLADVKAGRVFSHQEVMGELKAKYGTKKKK